TAACACGGGTGGCAGCTTTTTCACGCATAGCCGCTTAATGGTAACTACCTGGGGGGCAGAAAGATCGATTAGCATTCAAATCTTTAAGCATGCAATGGGAATATATTACTTTTTTATCACATTTATCACAATGGTATGCATCCGCTCCCTCGAGCAGCTCCCCTTTCACGTACTGCTCTAGAGATTCGGTTAATGAGCTATGATTCCTAATATCGACACTAAATACACTAAATGGTTCCTCTTTGGAGTAGCGATGGGGGCACTCTTGGCAGATCTTCTGGTCACTGAAAGAGCCGCCCAGCGTGGCGTTCATCAGCTGCGGATGGCCGAGTGCCTTCAATCCCTCGTCGAGGCTTTCGAACAGGGACATGAAGAACTCCACAGCATCCTGCTGCTCCCGTAGGTTCACGGGTTCTCCTTGCAGTCTATGGTTAGGGTTAGGTTAGTGGAAGGGCGCGGCGAGAAAGCCTTCAAAACTCACTTAAAATGCGTCCATAGTCCGCGGGGCACGTAAAACTGCAGAGCGCTGTGACCCAGGTGGGCAAATATGGCCTGCACATGCTTCAGAATAACCACGTGGTAGTTTTTCCGGACATCCTGAGTTCCATCCTCGCCAGCGCCTGACGAtgatgacgacgacgaggagAAGGAGACTAGTGCAGCGGTCGGACCCGAGAAGAGGGCTGGTCCCAGACCGCCGCCCGTCAAATCAGAGTCGCCGCTAAAGTCCTCGCCATCAGTGGTGGCAGCACCGTGGGCCCGCAGAATGCCAACCCGCACCGCCGGCACCATATACAGCTGCTGCAGAACCGAGTTCATGTAGCAGGTGGCCCCGGCATTTTTTAATCCGCAGAAACCCTTGGTGGGTCTGGCGCCTACCGGCGGCAGATAATCCCACTCGCGCAACGGATCGGTGTCTGAAGGGAGAAGATGATAGCTATATAGTTAAACCCTACACACCTCGGAGCGACTTACCCGTGCAAACGAAGTCGATTAGTGTATTGGTGAGTAGCTTCATATTAGGAACACAGAGCTGGCACAAGGCAATTAGAAGATCGCATGCGGCGGCAATCGTGTGCGGACTGCGGCAAACCGGAGGCGGAACTGTGTCCTGCCTAAGGCTGCCGTGTCGCCGTAAATGCAGGAATTCGCGAGAGGCCGTGAACAGGAAGTCATCGATGAGCTCGTggatgagctcattgagctgTGCCTTCGAGTCCGGAACGAGGAAGAACATAAGCTCCTTGGCCAAGCAGAGATGCCCCTCCAGCAGCTCCTCGTGCACCTGGGTGTCACCGGTAGCTCGAACGTTCTCCCGGATGCGTTGCAACCACTTGATCTCATCCCCCAACAATCCCTCGCCGATCTGCAGTGGCCAGTTGTAGATGCAACCGTAGGACAAGGTGCGACAGAGCATGGAGAAGAACTCCGCACAAGTGGCCTCATATTGGGGAACCAGGGTTTTCAAGGCTCCCACCAACAAGTTAACCATGTAGGCGAATGGCCGCCGGTCACCGGCACAGTAGGTGGAGGCCAGAAACAGCTGTTCCGAGGCCACCTGTCGCACATGCCGCAGCGGGTTTTTGAGCACGATCGATGTGATGAACTTCGGCCAGTTCGCGTCGCTGCTTAAAGCCTCGTTGGCACTCGGATTTAGTATGAACGAAATGGTTAGCACCTCCAACGCCTCTTTGCACATGCTAAAGTCCTGGCCATCGGGCACGATTACCTCGTCCTCGAAGTCTCCGCCGGAGTTGCTGCTACTGCCCAGAGCCTGAAGATTGCCGCAGGACGAGGCCCACGCCAGCTGCACCACGGCCTTAATGGTGGAGATGTCCGGACAAGACCACTGCAAAGTGGAGCTAAACAGTGTGCGGCACCGCTCACCCTCCGGAGTGGCAGATAGCATCTCGCGAGCCAGCATCACCGCCAACTTTGCGGAGATAGCCCGCAAAGTACCTTGCGAGCTGTTTGGCATCGTCGAGAAGTTTTGCTTGAGGATGTCTACTTGAGAACGGGCGCCATTATCCAGGTCGCAAATCATGGGCTCGTCGCCAACACGGGACAGCACACTTCCCACGATGTACAGGAACAACTTCGCCAAACGCAGCACGCACTGGAACGATGCACGCTTCGTGTGCATGTCCGCGCTGGgcagaaaattattttttgtaagcaGTTCCAGCACAAAGTGAGCGCAGCCCGAATGCATCCAAGCAGATTGAACCTGCAGAGCTGCCTCGCCAAGAGGCTCCAAGGCCGGAATCAGCAGTCCGTGCAGCACGCTCAAGTTGTACAGAACCTGGGCCGGAGTCGGGTGAAGAAACATCTGCTCCGGCGTGCAATTTTCCTGAGGAAACACATTAGAATTTAACGTTTTGGACTTTAATCGGAAATGGCAAAAGTTACCTCCTCGGTTTCAGATGATGACTGGTCACTCGAGTCCATCTTCTCATCGTCATCCTTAGCAGTCTTCTCAGCCACAGCCACTGTAGCAATCGACGCCTTGGGCACCCGACACATGAGCTGAAGCTGTCGCATCGTCTGGCGATCGCAGGGTAGCAAATGGAGCAGCACTTTGGCGCTGTCCCTTAGCCGGCCGTGCTCTAGATCGCTGCCCAGCTGATAGAGCTTCAGGAAGAACTCGGTGTACTGGTAGTTCTGCGAAATTATTACCCCGGGTAAGGTACTCTCCGATTCGACGCGCTGCATATCTGGGCAAGGACGAGGTGGTGATCCGGTGCTCGAGTCACTCGACGAGTCGGGGCTGCTTGCCAAGCCAGTGCCCACTGGCGTTAGTTTGGCAGTGAGAACCATCTTGTCGCGGATAGTGTACTGGTAAAGCGGATTAATCTCGTCGGAGACCTCGATCATCTCGCCATTCGTGTAGAAGAGATCAACCTTGATGTTGGCCGTGGAGGTGCCTTTGATCCGTTTGAGGAGGCTCCTCTTGAACGCGGCCATTGTTTCGTTGCTGTGCGTCACAATCTCCAAGTCGTCGATGGGCCTTCCTGGAGTCTGGAAGCGTATGTACAGAATGGTATTCTTTCCCCGCGTAACCCGGCTGAGAGGCAGGTGGACGCGATCGCCACTGTAGGAGCGGTCGCACTCCTTGACGTACTCCTGCAGCACCTTAAGAATGCGACACATTTTCTCCGCCTCAATAAACCGCATCTTGGCATCCTTTGACTCGTCGTTGGCGTTGTCCGACTGATCAGGCGCATCAAGCTCGTCCTGCAACTGAGTCTTGCCGAGGATCATTATATTCCCATAGTGGTTGCGTAGGCGGGAGCAACACTCGCCGATGAACATCTCATGGAACTCGGCAATGTTCTCCTGCAGTCGGGGACTCAGCGCCGTAGACACCTCCTTCAGCAGATCGATTGCCTTGCCGGCTATGTCCTCGCCTCCCGTCGTTATCACCCGCCACAGGTAATCCTTACCAATGAGATCTTCGTTGTCGAGAATGTAACCTCTGTGTATCGCCTTCAGCTTGTCCTCCTTGGAGTTCACTGCCTTGAAGAAGCGCTCGAAACATTTGATTCCACTCTCGGTGAGCAGGTGCGGGTCCAACTGAAGGATGTTGTTCTCGAAGAAGTCCTTGTTGATGCCGGGATCTAGGTCGGGTTCCTCGCCCATCAGCTTGCCGAACCAGCGGAAGCACTCCTCTCGATCCGCCGGAAAGACTGCACTCACCGCCAGGCAGTGCCAGATCTGTTTGGCTTGATCAGCACACAGCCACAACTGCCCGTCCTTTAGAAGGAACTTAAGGAACTCCAGTCTCTCAGCAATCTGAGCATGGTGCGGAAATCTTTGATCGATCAAAATGGTAGCTGGATCCAATCCGGGCGTCTCTGCCACCATTTGACGAACTTTTTCCATGTATGCTGTGAGACTATTCGTCACGAGAATAACCAGAGAGTAATCGTTTTGTAGCCGCTCGATCACTTGCTGCCGATTCGTTCCCGTCTGCGTGCGCGGAGCATGATTTGGAGTGGTGTCATACAAGCAGCAAATGTCCCGGATAAGACGCAATGCTGGCAGCACCCAGCTGTCTCCAGACTTTAGCTCGCCCACGCACTTATCCAGCCAAATGGTCTTTTGTGCGTCCCTCTCCTGCGAACAGCTGTAGTCCAAGATCTTAACGTGCGCGCCCAGCGCTTGATCCAGCACCTCCGGGGGCACCTCCTGACTATGTGCCAATGTCCAGAAGAGCTTCAGTACCTTCTGGGCCATCACTCCATTCTTGTCATCCTCGGCCAACCTTCGAATCAGTTCCAGGAGTCGCTCCCTTTGCCTCTTGTTGGCGGTGGTCATGCTGGCCTGGAAAATGTGTAAAAATAAACGGTGGAATTAAAATGCTTGCCTTTTCACGAATAAATAGGTAAGCACTCACCTGGAACGCTTCAAAGAGATGGTCCAGCTGCTCGGGTGTGAAATCCCAAGCCAGCTTCGCCAGTAGGTCGTGCACATTCTTCACAATCGCTTCGTGTTTTCCCGCCTGCGCTCGCCAAACTGCATCCAGATCGTCAAGCGTTAGAGCCTGCTCCTTGATAAGGAAGCGGATGATCTTCTCCAGCTTTTCTACGTATTGGGGCTGGTGCAACGAATCCTTAAGCACAATGCCCAGCACGTCCGAGGACTTTATCCACTGGGCCATTCGCTCAGCCGTCAGCCAGTCCATCTCATCCTCTGGCATGCAGTGCGGGAGCGGTTGAGAGCGGTGTGAGTAGTAGGCCACAGAGGATAGCACCTTATTAATCTCGTTGAGAGCGTTCATTTTTCCGTTAAAGCTGGACACCTGAAGTAGGCGCAGGATCATCTTAAGCCGAAACATCTCCAGATCACGAATCAGCTCCTCCTGGCCCGTCAAACGGCTGGCTAGGAAACGTGCCGATTTCACGATTCCATTAATGTAGTCATTCCGGCCCTCGGGCTTCACTTCGCGCTTTAACTCTTCGTCTGAGAAGCTATCCAGCAGGTCCAGCACTACATTCCAGGTCGGCATGAAATACTTGGCGATGGTGGCAGGAGTCAACAACTCATAGCACTGTCCAAATGGTCGCAGCAGACTGTGGATAAGTGCGAGCGTTAGACGGTTGTCCTGCCCATCACTAGCTTCCTTGGCCGTGGGCTTGTTTTGATTTCGCTTCAGCAACTCGAGCCCGCTGTTGAACCGTTCCAAAAGATTGTCGAAGCCGCCAAGTTGGCCAAAACGATTAATGAGATCTACCAGCCAACCACGCGCGTTCTTCGGTTCCGGTGGCGGTTTGGCAAACATTTTGTTGCTGTCTAGCGGGCCCCAAATGGCGTCTGGAGTGGAAAAGCACACCGGATGACGGGCGGCATTGAACGTGTTAAATTTGTTCTCTGGATCGAAGACGATCGCCAGTAGATCCAGTAGATATGGGTTATCGCGCTGCATATGAATGGCTATCAAGTGAAGCAGCTTGCCGCAGGACACCAGGATGCAATGATGGATGTTATACTTCCACGAGTTGACGGCTTCATCCGTGAGGATTTTAGCAAACGATGTTGTCAACCCATTGCGGTAGAACTCCACGCACGGCTCGCAATTGTGGTCGACACCTAGGTAGGAAATTGTTAAGAGATTCAATTACTACCAAACTTCAAGACTTACCAGCCTGAGTCAGTTCAATGGCCGCGTTCAAAAGCacctccagctcctgctccggcAGCACAGGCACCACCCAGCGAGGATTCGAAATCTTCTGGGTCAGCATGCGAAGCTTCGTCGTGGGAAACGAGGATATCAGCTTCTCTGGAGGCCTACAATAGAGATTACATTgtgaaattacaaaataatgaaTGAATTCATGTGAGGTTTTCCCATCCACATATTTTGTGTAGAAAGTAAGGTTTCAGGTGGATTTGAAGGCgtctacacacacacataagaGGGGAAAACGAATGATAACATGTTATTGCCTCATTGTTGGACACCGCTATCACGTTTTGCGCACATAAACATTGATATTCTCGGTTTGCATGTAATTGAATTTAGTCGGTTGTGGGCAACTCAGGTGACGACACCTCCCGAATTAGCGTGGCCAAAATCAGCTGGCTGCATAGCTTGCTTCGCAAACCATCCTCTAATCGCCGCTAGCATATTTGAATAGGTTTATTGCGGCTACTTGCGGTCCTAGCCCAGCCCTGGACAAACAAAGAATGCAAGTAGAAGAAGCAACTGCGCAAAAGTAAACACACCAATGCCGGAGGTTGGGGTTCGTGAGGGTATAGTAGGTAGCTAGGTGGTTGGCGTCGAGGTGGGGGTGGTATACACACACCCCGAAAAATCGGCAAACAGCTGCTAATTAAGTGCAATAAACTACGCACTAAAGCTGCGCTAATTGGGCCTCGTCATGCAACCGTTTGCGCTGCCAAGGAGTACGACTCTGGGACTACTTACACTAGTGTCACGGTGCTGTCTACGCTACTCGCCGAAGATGAGGCCACTACGTCGGTGACTTCGGCACTTCTATTGCCCGCCGGCGTCTGTTGCTCCTGGGTGTTGCTGGTCTCCTGGCCCCCGCCAACGCCTCCTGCGATGATCGATGTGGTGGTGActgtgccagtgccagtgcctgTCCCCGTGACCGATCCCATGCCCTGCGCCGGACTGGTCGTGGTGGTAGTCgctgtggtggtggtgctgctgctggttgaTGTGCTGCCCGGCTGGCCGCCGGTTTGCCTGCGCGTGTCGAACGTCATTGCGGCAATAGGTGCTTCTCCCAAGCTAGCGCGGCTTCGTCGTTGTCGTGATCCTGCACAGCACCGGAAGCAAAATTTGTGAAATCCAGAGGAAACGAAATTTGACTTCGAGGTGGCGGTGTAGGAGCCCTACTTCTAGGTGTCTTAGTAATCCTATTGCAGTCTGCACTGGGcggttttttaaatattcctttttttggcttttggttGTTCCTGGATTATGGCAGTTGTGAAGTGTCCGGTGTCCAAGTAGCGAGATGTGGGGAGTTGCCAGTTGTCTGTTCGtcgttttgttgttgctgatttGAGGCACTGTTGGTCGGCGACTCCTGACGCTCCCTGTCTCCCTGACTGTCCGTCTCACTCTCTCAATCTTATTGTCCTTTTTCCAATAAGAACTGGCTCCTTTAAGTTTACATATTCCTGCTCAGCGGGCACAGTTGCAAAAATCTATAAACTGCAACGAAGAGCGAAAGAAGGAAAGAAGCAAATAAATACAGGCGCACAAGGGAGACCGAAAAAagcactcgcacacacacacactcacacacacctACAGATATGCACGCACCGACGGGAACAAAAAGTTGTGAGAGTGTGTGTAAGAGTGCACGAGTGTGTGTTGGGTAGCTTCTGGGTTGGAAtatgaaaaatcaatattatttaatagaCGGGGCAGCAAGCGCCAAATAATGCTCcaaaagcacacacacacaaaccaCCCTCTCTCACCCACATTCTCACGAACGGAACGTGTgtatgaatttaatttaatgttgtttttgttttactcTACGCTCTCcgttcttatttatttattgttatttttttcttttagtcAAACAAAGAACATTTTTCTCCCCAAAATTACATCACGTACCTATCCTGCTCTCTCTCTCCTCCCGGGTCCCGTCTCTTGCTCTCTCCACCCGGCAACATCCTTTTTCGGAATGCGGTCGGTGGGTGGAGCAAGTGGCGGGGCGGGAAATGGGGCGTGTTACGGCTAGGggattttttctaaataactACGCATGAATATACTTTACAAGTAGCGGACTCCTCTCAAAACATTAGCTGATAgcacaaaatacaaaagtaaCCATCTTTTGGCAGCCACTTTGCAAAATATGTGACTTTTCGAGCTGCACTTGTACTATACAGGCACTTCCCTTTTCGAGTTCTGGAACCTAACGGAAGTTACTCAAGGACGGGGAGCCAGTGcggctttttattatttttccgtCGCTCTTCTGTTTTTCACGTTCCACgaacacacactcatacacgATCAGAAGCAgtcgcacacacacacgcatatatttatttgcGAATCAAATGAGCGACACACACAACTCACCAAAAATTTTCACTTTATCTGTCCCGTTGCTCACAATTTTCGATTTGAGCTTACTTTTAAGCTGCAGACTCACAGTTTCATAGTTACGAACTCTAAACGCATCGGCAACTATTATTTCGCAAATTTTTTCCTGCCCAGAACaaatttttcgcaaaaaaaatttgcgaAATGGCGTCTGAACTTGGCCGATTAACTGCCTGGCCGCCGGGGGGCGTGTAATGTGCTGCGTGGCGGGGGCGGCGGGATGTGGCTGCCACGGCTAGATTAAGTTCGCTTTTAGTGCAATATTTcgttaattaattatattttagttatttCTTTTGGGTTGTGCAGCAGTGTGACCGCTTATGACCCGATAAAAATTGCTTCCCGGCTGCAGTGTGACAGCATATCCTGCCAAATTTTTAATGGGCTTTTTTTACTGGCAAAGAATTATTAGTATATGACGAAGAATTATGTTAGCAATCACAGTCGAAAACCATCGAAATACGACCAAAGAAGACACTGAGATTTTGACTAAacggaaaaataattttaaaatagctTCTAGTCGATAtgtgttaaaaataatactgTTATTTTACCGGCTATAACAAGACCggaaagttttaaatttaaattaatgtttGTCAAAACCGcttaataaatcaaataacaataaaaaaaaaaacgcaaaaattgCAATCGAACGGATCATTAAGAAGTTTTAGCTTCTTTTATGTTTATGAACTTTAGTTTGGAACGCCACCTATTCTTATGTGGTTGGTGTGACCAGCTGTTGTGTGTGGTCTTTGTTTATACCTGGTCCCTCTACTGATAGCTAAAAACAACAGACCCATCTGAGACGCTCTAGCAGCGTAAAAgcaatacaaaataaaattcaataaatgtACGACGCTCTGGAACGATGCCCGGGCGCCTACTGTGGACGTTCGCTGCTAGAGAATGACACCTGGAGCAGCTGTGGTGTTTGTCCCCGTGGATCGCGGGTAATTCGGCTTCGTCTCACTCTACTTATGTTTCTTAAAGTCCCTAATTATTTTCTACAGGTTAACGAAAGTTTTGCTTGTTCGCCCTGCCGCGATGAGTTGACCACTTACTCCTGGCTGTACTTGGGTTTCATGACCATGCTGCCCCTTATGATGCATTGCTTCTTCATTGACATGGACGCGAAAGATCGGAAGTAAGTCAGGCTCTTCTTAATTCTTGATCCTCATGTAAAAAATCCTAAATTTTTACAGATTTTCCCGGAAGCAGCTCATATTAACAGCCAGCGCTTTCATTGAGGTGGCCTTGTCCGCAATTCTTGCGACTTTGTTCATGGAGCCCATGTGGGAGCTCCGGTTGTACGCCTGTGAGGTGCGCAAGCTCACCGACTGGTATACGTTGTTCTATAATCCCAGTCCCAACTACGAAACAAGAGTCTACTGCACACAGGAAGCAGTTTATCCACTGTAAGACTCCACTATCAACCTCATTCGGTattggatttatttttattattattttagacAAACCATTGTGTTGGTATTCTATTTTCTGTGCCTGGTGAACATGTTTCTCATTCGCCCCGTGATCAGCAAGTTGACGGATGTGGGCGGTAAAAGCAAGGCACCTATCTACTCCGCTCTCTATTTTTTACCGCTGCTAACTTTTATCCATGCCATAGGCTGCGGTTTAATTTGTGAGTATTCAAGATATCCAAAGGTCTCAGTAACGCGTACTGTATTTGAAATAATTCAAGTATTAATCATTGAAATGTATCATTCTAAGTAATTTAAGTAAATTTAATGTACAATCAACACTTTCAGACTTACAATTTTTACTTTTGATGCAGAACATTAAATTGTAGTAAAATATTTCAGATTACACCTTTCCATACCTAAGCGTGGCCATTTCTATGGTGGCCAATGCCATTCACTATTCTCTCAAGCTTGACCAAACCTTAAAGGCTCTTGTCTGCTCATCTGTATGGGAGCTGAAGAATGTTGTAATCATATGTAAGTTTAAAGCCTAAAATGttaaagcaattaaaaaaaatatatctttttaATCTAGCTGTTCATTGGCTGCTGTTGGCGTATGGCATCGCTTCGCTAAACTATCATTATGCATTTCTGTGTCTGGTGCCCTTCCCAACGCTCTTCTACATACTTACTGTCCGCTTCACAGATCCAGTAGAGTTCCGGGAACTGGAGAGGAGTTGATGCGGCGACGTTCAAATGCAGATCTTCCATGCCCGGGGCACTAGGCGATCGACTGTTGTTATCTATGTGTAGTGTACAcgtcatttaatttattaatactTCGTGCGTAGCTGATATGCCGGCCTGATCCGATTTTCAACATGCAttattaaaacattaaaaatatgtaatttGTCATTAACGTCCAtataaataccaaaaaaatttaaccaaTTATGTTAAAAATCGGAACAAAGCTAATCAAAAGTAGCcgtttacataaaaaaactTTACCCATTCATcgttctttttgttttaattatatttcacATTATATTTCAATTATACACATATAgtaatattaaatacaaatcatCAGTTTCCCATCTCTAAAATAGTTTTTACACAATATATATTGCTACATATTGAATTTGGATGCCGCTCTACGTTCACATTCAGATCCTACGTACCACACGACGTTTTTCACGTTCGTGTTTCAGTGTGTGTGAGATTTGAGGCCGCATCTTAGTCGTCTTTGTGGTCATCGTCGTTATATTTTCGTATagtaaaatagaaaataacaaaatcaaGGATAGAAGGCAGCGGAGAAAGAGCCgaagtttaaattaaaatctataCCATCCAGACAGTAAAAAATGTGATGAACGAAAGGAATTTTGGTTTcattttcgttatttttttttttttgttttggaggGATGGAGGattttgctgctgttgtttgGAGTGGCCTTCAATTTCCTGGGACACCTATTCAGCTGTCGTTCGCTCGCTACCGCTTGAATTGTTTCGTTCTTCAAGGAACTTCAATCGGCGCTTCCTTAGCTCGCAGAGCTCTGAAGAGTTTTCATCGACGTCCGCTTCGGAAATGGCCAGACTCACTGTCTCTGTGGCCGTCGACGGCTCTTCATCCTCATCCGCCCCCAAATCCTCAATGGTTACCTTTTCTGCTCCAGCTACTGTGGACACAGGTGTGGAATTAATTTGATGAGTCTCGAGCTGGGCTCTAGCTGTAGCCGAGGTGCTAGGCTTGTCATAAACGGCTGGTCCAGCAGCAGCTTGCTCGTGGTTTGAACTAGCCCCTGAAGTCACGGATGTTGGCGGGGCGACAGGATGTTGCAAACGCGCTGCCAAATTCTGGTACTGAGTCATCATAACTCCCGCTGAATCCAGCAAGAGATTTATGTTTTGCAGCAActaaaaagttttatttttgtaatcaAATCTTTGTGCTGCTCGAATTCACCACAGCCTACCTTAAGACGCTGCTCGATGTTTTCACGCTGTTGTCCTTCCAAGGCGCGTAGTTCTTCATCGGTGAACTTGGCCAAGTCCAAGGGCATGGGCGGTGGCGGAACAAATGGGGGTGTGAAGTAGGCAAAAGCAGTTGGTGGCATCATAAAGGGCGACATCATGGGCATGACCGGTGCCATTGGAGGAGGCACCATTGGGAGTCCAGCAAGATTTGGCAATCCATTAGGCAGCCCATCTGTAAATGCATTAATTAACCTTCtccctttaaaaatattttacatccAACTTACTGGCTTCTCCGAAGATTTCAGCAAAGGTAGGCGGAGGTGCGTTTACTCCAGCGACTGGGCCATTACCGCGCCCCTGGTTCCCGTCGGCAACTGGAGTCTGAGAAGCTGGTGCAGGCGCTGGTTGAGCACCACCGGCGGCAGGTGCTGGATTTCccccagcagcagcggcagcatcTTCCCCAGCTCGGGGCATGGCTGTGGAATTAACGGCCGCTGTGCGCAAGATGTTAAGGCGACAGGTGGGACAGGTCTGCTGGCGCTGAAACCAGGAGCGGAGGCATGTGGTGTGGAAGATGTGACCGCAAGGCAGCTTCTTTGAGTGATTTATCATGTCCTCGCGGCAGATGATGCAGATGTTGTCAGATTGGCGTAGTTCCTCGGGTGTGGCGTCCGGATACAGGGTATTCATATTGCGGATGGCGCGACGTGACATAATGACATCATTCAGTGCTTTTCGGAAGTTACGTATGGTAAAGAACATGGGCCGGAATACGAACATGGGTAGGGCATAGATCCTTGCCATAATTACGACGAAAAGCAGATAGAGCACAACCTTAATAAGACCAATCACA
The Drosophila bipectinata strain 14024-0381.07 chromosome 3R, DbipHiC1v2, whole genome shotgun sequence DNA segment above includes these coding regions:
- the LOC108128219 gene encoding JNK1/MAPK8-associated membrane protein, giving the protein MYDALERCPGAYCGRSLLENDTWSSCGVCPRGSRVNESFACSPCRDELTTYSWLYLGFMTMLPLMMHCFFIDMDAKDRKFSRKQLILTASAFIEVALSAILATLFMEPMWELRLYACEVRKLTDWYTLFYNPSPNYETRVYCTQEAVYPLQTIVLVFYFLCLVNMFLIRPVISKLTDVGGKSKAPIYSALYFLPLLTFIHAIGCGLIYYTFPYLSVAISMVANAIHYSLKLDQTLKALVCSSVWELKNVVIISVHWLLLAYGIASLNYHYAFLCLVPFPTLFYILTVRFTDPVEFRELERS
- the sip3 gene encoding E3 ubiquitin-protein ligase HRD1 — its product is MQLLISSVCMALTSAVIGNAYYQKQQFYPAVVYITKSNASMAVIYIMFFVIVFMFGKLLRKIFLGTLRAAEFEHLLERFWYALTETCLAFTVFRDDFNPRFVALFTVLLFLKSFHWLAEERVDFMERSPVLGWLFHIRVGSLLTMLGIFDYLLLMHAYNSSLVRGPSVQLVFGFEYAILLTVIASTAIKYVLHAAEMRTDTPWENKAVFLLYTELVIGLIKVVLYLLFVVIMARIYALPMFVFRPMFFTIRNFRKALNDVIMSRRAIRNMNTLYPDATPEELRQSDNICIICREDMINHSKKLPCGHIFHTTCLRSWFQRQQTCPTCRLNILRTAAVNSTAMPRAGEDAAAAAGGNPAPAAGGAQPAPAPASQTPVADGNQGRGNGPVAGVNAPPPTFAEIFGEANGLPNGLPNLAGLPMVPPPMAPVMPMMSPFMMPPTAFAYFTPPFVPPPPMPLDLAKFTDEELRALEGQQRENIEQRLKLLQNINLLLDSAGVMMTQYQNLAARLQHPVAPPTSVTSGASSNHEQAAAGPAVYDKPSTSATARAQLETHQINSTPVSTVAGAEKVTIEDLGADEDEEPSTATETVSLAISEADVDENSSELCELRKRRLKFLEERNNSSGSERTTAE